In Bdellovibrio sp. GT3, one genomic interval encodes:
- a CDS encoding cystathionine gamma-synthase — translation MKNTNSKLGFATRAIHAGQSPDPTTGAIMTPVYMTSTYVQSSPGVHKGWEYSRTHNPTRRAYENCMASLESGKYGFAFASGCAATTVILHLIKGGDHVIAMDDMYGGTFRLFDKVLRHDGMEFSFVDLTIVENFEKAIKPNTKMVWLETPTNPTLKLVDIKKICAIAKAKGILVAVDNTFMSPYFQRPLELGADIVVHSATKYIGGHSDVVGGVAVTSREDIAERMAFLSNSMGPIQGPFDSFMCLRSLKTLPLRMKAHQENAMAVARFLESHAKVEKVIYPGLESHPQHKLAKEQMHGYGGMITFYIKGGMDAARKFLENVEIFALAESLGGVESLIEHPAIMTHASVPAENRKALGIDDSLIRLSVGVEDLNDLLADLKSAFDKV, via the coding sequence ATGAAAAATACGAATTCCAAACTTGGCTTTGCAACCCGCGCGATTCACGCGGGTCAATCACCGGATCCAACAACCGGCGCTATCATGACTCCGGTTTATATGACCTCGACTTATGTACAATCTTCTCCAGGTGTTCACAAGGGCTGGGAGTATTCTCGTACTCACAATCCCACTCGTCGTGCCTACGAAAATTGTATGGCCAGCCTTGAAAGCGGCAAATATGGATTTGCGTTTGCCTCTGGTTGCGCAGCCACGACTGTGATTTTGCATCTTATCAAAGGTGGTGACCATGTGATCGCCATGGATGATATGTACGGCGGTACTTTCCGTCTGTTTGATAAGGTTTTGCGCCACGATGGCATGGAGTTTTCGTTCGTTGATTTGACGATCGTTGAGAACTTTGAAAAGGCAATCAAACCAAATACAAAAATGGTCTGGTTGGAAACTCCAACGAATCCCACATTGAAATTGGTGGATATCAAAAAGATCTGCGCTATCGCAAAAGCGAAGGGCATTTTGGTGGCTGTTGATAACACATTCATGAGCCCGTACTTCCAACGTCCATTAGAACTGGGTGCTGACATCGTGGTTCACTCTGCGACGAAGTATATCGGTGGTCACAGTGACGTGGTTGGCGGAGTAGCTGTGACTTCTCGTGAAGACATTGCTGAGCGCATGGCGTTCTTGTCCAACTCCATGGGTCCGATTCAAGGTCCTTTTGATTCATTCATGTGCTTAAGAAGCTTGAAAACTTTACCTTTGCGTATGAAGGCGCATCAGGAGAATGCGATGGCAGTTGCTCGCTTCCTTGAGAGCCACGCCAAGGTTGAAAAAGTGATTTATCCAGGTTTGGAAAGTCATCCTCAGCACAAACTAGCCAAGGAACAGATGCATGGTTATGGCGGTATGATTACGTTCTACATTAAAGGTGGAATGGATGCTGCCCGTAAGTTCTTGGAAAACGTAGAAATCTTCGCGTTGGCCGAGAGTTTAGGTGGGGTTGAGAGCTTGATCGAGCATCCAGCCATTATGACGCATGCCTCCGTACCAGCTGAAAATCGCAAGGCCTTGGGCATTGATGACAGCCTGATTCGTCTTTCAGTGGGTGTTGAGGACCTGAATGACCTTCTAGCTGACCTAAAATCTGCTTTCGACAAAGTCTAA
- a CDS encoding ABC transporter ATP-binding protein: MIEFKNIVKRFGDRTVLNGLSATIREGEIVFILGTSGTGKSVLLKNLVGLLTPDQGEIWIDGQEVAKFTEEQYLPIRKKCGMVFQHPALFDSLTVFENVAFGLRRHYDFSEEIIREKVTKALRLVHLNGVDEKLPAQISYGMQKRVSLARTVALDPKILLFDEPTTGLDPVTTTAVNKLILDLSRTLKTTSIVVSHDMNCALTIADRIIVLDKGQIVEMGTPDELKKSEVPLVKDFLAEVLA; the protein is encoded by the coding sequence GTGATAGAATTCAAAAACATCGTCAAAAGATTCGGAGATCGCACAGTCCTAAACGGACTCTCGGCGACTATTCGCGAAGGCGAAATCGTATTTATTCTGGGAACCTCCGGAACAGGCAAGTCAGTTTTATTGAAAAATCTTGTGGGGCTGTTAACACCGGATCAGGGTGAAATCTGGATCGACGGTCAGGAAGTGGCCAAGTTTACCGAGGAACAATACCTGCCGATTCGAAAAAAATGCGGCATGGTTTTTCAACATCCGGCTTTGTTCGATTCACTGACTGTTTTTGAAAACGTGGCTTTCGGACTGCGCCGGCATTATGATTTTTCCGAAGAAATAATCAGGGAAAAAGTCACGAAAGCCCTTCGCCTGGTGCATTTGAATGGAGTCGATGAAAAGCTTCCAGCTCAGATCTCCTACGGCATGCAAAAGCGAGTCAGTCTGGCGCGCACGGTGGCTTTGGATCCAAAAATCCTTCTTTTCGACGAACCCACCACAGGTCTGGATCCCGTTACGACGACAGCAGTGAACAAACTGATCCTGGATCTATCAAGAACTCTTAAAACAACATCCATAGTAGTCAGTCATGACATGAATTGCGCTCTTACAATTGCAGATCGAATCATCGTGCTTGATAAGGGGCAAATCGTTGAAATGGGCACACCGGACGAACTAAAAAAATCGGAAGTACCCCTGGTAAAGGACTTTCTGGCCGAGGTGCTGGCATGA
- a CDS encoding MlaD family protein, which produces MKVETKVGLLALVSLIMVAAFAYAMGFITPFSNTKELNVMFNFAGGIEEGSPVRVMGIKVGKVKSIAFDPEHKMADGEEVKLRLTITIDKKAWTSVRKDSKFFINLAGVIGEKFLEISPGSATSGEFASGEYVRGEDPPRIDQLLSQGYGLAGKMIEILEKNEGSVTSVIKQMDLLVTNFNRTLVLLDKTTKNPEISRLLDNSIKISDDLAYLTSNLRSKKAEDTYDLVHKLLFRLEPLDGPAIKQFLQKEGVRARIF; this is translated from the coding sequence ATGAAAGTGGAAACCAAGGTCGGTTTGTTAGCTCTGGTTAGTTTAATCATGGTGGCAGCATTTGCTTATGCCATGGGTTTCATAACCCCGTTTTCAAATACTAAAGAACTAAATGTGATGTTCAATTTTGCAGGTGGAATTGAAGAGGGATCTCCAGTTCGAGTTATGGGTATTAAAGTGGGCAAAGTGAAGTCCATTGCTTTTGATCCAGAACATAAAATGGCTGACGGGGAAGAAGTAAAACTGCGTTTAACCATCACCATCGATAAGAAGGCCTGGACGAGTGTCCGTAAAGATTCCAAATTTTTCATCAATCTTGCGGGTGTCATTGGGGAAAAGTTTCTGGAAATCTCTCCAGGGTCGGCAACTTCCGGGGAATTTGCGTCGGGTGAGTATGTTCGTGGTGAAGATCCTCCGCGAATTGATCAACTTTTATCTCAAGGCTACGGTTTAGCGGGAAAAATGATCGAAATTTTGGAAAAGAACGAAGGATCTGTCACCAGCGTAATCAAGCAGATGGATTTGTTGGTTACAAACTTCAATCGAACGCTGGTATTGCTGGATAAAACCACTAAAAACCCTGAAATTTCACGGCTGCTTGATAATTCTATTAAAATTAGCGATGACTTAGCTTATCTTACGTCCAATCTTCGATCTAAAAAGGCTGAAGACACTTATGACCTGGTTCATAAGCTTCTTTTCCGTTTGGAACCGCTTGATGGCCCGGCTATTAAACAGTTCTTGCAAAAAGAAGGCGTCAGAGCCCGAATCTTTTAG
- a CDS encoding PLP-dependent cysteine synthase family protein, producing the protein MSQIYKSILETIGNTPLVELRNVTKNSKHKYFAKVEYFNPGGSIKDRVAVAMIEEAEKRGDLKPGGTIVEATSGNTGVGLALAAAVKGYKCIFVMPEKMSEEKRAILRAYGAQVVITPMVEPEHELSHYTVSKKIADGIPGAFLTNQFFNTDNPTRHYQTTGPEIWNQTDGKVDVLVGGAGTGGTLSGCAKFLKEKKSDVKIICADPIGSILYDLYYHKKIVDPPGSYKVEGIGEDMLPGNVHLDIYDGFVRVGDPEAFEMTRRLVAEEGLLVGPSSGTALVAAMKYAEKIEKPQNIVVIFPDSGRQYLSKAFNDKWMIENGFLKADDVKSVFNRVISAEEALKNLSK; encoded by the coding sequence ATGTCACAAATCTATAAATCGATCCTGGAAACCATCGGGAACACCCCGTTGGTGGAACTTCGTAACGTAACTAAGAACTCAAAACATAAATATTTCGCAAAGGTTGAGTACTTTAATCCTGGTGGCAGCATCAAAGATCGCGTTGCAGTGGCGATGATCGAAGAAGCTGAAAAACGCGGCGATTTGAAGCCGGGCGGCACCATTGTTGAAGCAACATCTGGAAACACCGGTGTTGGTTTGGCATTGGCGGCAGCTGTTAAGGGATACAAATGTATATTTGTGATGCCCGAGAAAATGAGTGAGGAAAAAAGAGCTATTTTGCGTGCTTATGGCGCCCAAGTGGTTATCACTCCGATGGTGGAGCCAGAGCATGAGCTAAGCCACTATACTGTTTCAAAAAAGATCGCCGATGGTATTCCCGGAGCGTTTTTGACGAATCAGTTCTTTAACACTGACAACCCAACACGCCACTATCAGACAACAGGTCCAGAAATCTGGAATCAAACGGATGGTAAAGTGGATGTTTTGGTGGGGGGCGCTGGAACTGGCGGTACTCTTTCAGGCTGTGCCAAGTTCCTAAAAGAAAAGAAGTCTGATGTTAAGATCATCTGCGCAGACCCAATTGGTTCGATCCTTTATGATCTTTATTATCATAAAAAGATCGTGGACCCTCCAGGTTCTTATAAAGTTGAGGGTATTGGCGAAGATATGCTTCCAGGCAACGTTCACTTGGACATCTATGACGGATTTGTTCGTGTCGGTGACCCAGAAGCTTTCGAAATGACTCGCAGATTGGTTGCTGAAGAAGGTCTTTTGGTTGGACCATCCAGCGGAACAGCGTTGGTCGCTGCTATGAAATACGCAGAGAAAATTGAGAAACCACAAAATATCGTGGTGATTTTCCCTGATAGCGGCCGCCAGTACTTGAGCAAAGCGTTTAATGACAAGTGGATGATCGAAAACGGCTTTTTGAAGGCAGATGATGTAAAATCTGTTTTCAACAGAGTGATTAGCGCTGAAGAAGCCCTTAAAAATCTTTCTAAATAA
- a CDS encoding MlaE family ABC transporter permease has protein sequence MMAFAVGILDEIGGTLIFLRTIVSTVFVKKLKVHEIFVQIWKVSIESFPTTAMAGFFVGAIMAVQFAMPIREFGALGFLGGLATSATFREVGPMLIAFMLSGKVGAYTSAELGTMRVTEQIDAVRCLGADPIQEIIVPRFLGIVISSFFLLAAGLMMSVFGGMALAQAFAGISAEEYIRHIPTIVHPISILSGLIKSLVFAVVLATICTYKGYTTTGGAKGVGRAVVATAVTTMICIVVMDWFTSFLGEVLIQAIRGYRS, from the coding sequence ATGATGGCGTTTGCGGTGGGAATTCTGGATGAAATTGGCGGCACACTTATTTTTCTAAGGACGATAGTCAGTACAGTCTTTGTAAAAAAGCTGAAGGTGCATGAGATCTTTGTTCAGATTTGGAAAGTTTCGATCGAGTCCTTTCCGACGACTGCTATGGCAGGGTTCTTCGTGGGCGCTATTATGGCCGTGCAATTCGCAATGCCGATTCGCGAATTCGGTGCCTTGGGCTTTTTGGGTGGACTCGCGACCAGTGCGACTTTCCGTGAAGTAGGCCCGATGTTAATCGCGTTCATGTTAAGCGGAAAAGTCGGCGCATATACATCAGCTGAGCTTGGCACCATGAGAGTCACAGAGCAAATCGACGCCGTTCGCTGTTTAGGAGCAGATCCTATTCAGGAGATCATCGTTCCAAGATTTTTGGGAATCGTCATATCCAGCTTTTTTCTATTGGCTGCGGGATTAATGATGTCGGTATTCGGTGGCATGGCGCTGGCGCAGGCTTTTGCGGGAATTTCAGCAGAAGAATACATTCGCCACATCCCTACAATTGTTCATCCGATTTCAATTTTAAGCGGACTGATTAAAAGTCTGGTTTTTGCAGTCGTTCTGGCAACAATTTGCACTTACAAGGGATACACCACGACAGGTGGGGCAAAAGGTGTGGGGCGAGCGGTGGTTGCAACTGCGGTTACCACGATGATTTGCATTGTGGTGATGGATTGGTTTACCAGTTTCCTTGGCGAAGTGCTTATCCAAGCAATCAGAGGTTACAGATCATGA
- the sucC gene encoding ADP-forming succinate--CoA ligase subunit beta: MNIHEYQAKEVLRKFGVATLKGKLAHSPEEAVAAAKEIGGSVWVVKAQIHAGGRGKGGGVKVAKSLDEVAAFTEKMIGMTLVTHQTGPEGKVVQKVFIEQGCNIAKEYYVACLIDRATGRAAMMASSEGGMDIEEVAEHNPDAIKKVDIDPTVGLMPFQARELAFQIGMAPEIVNKAVKFFAGLYNAFIATDCSIAEINPLVVTKEGDVLCLDAKMNFDSNSLFRHPDIVEMRDLNEEEPSEIEASKFDLAFIKLDGNIGCLVNGAGLAMATLDIIKLHGAEPANFLDVGGGANKQKVTEAFKIILKDKNVKGILVNIFGGIMKCDIIAEGVIAASKELGLKVPLVVRLEGTNVELGKKMLKESGLNITPADNLTDAAKKIVAAIKG, from the coding sequence ATGAATATTCATGAGTATCAGGCGAAAGAAGTCTTGAGAAAGTTCGGAGTAGCAACGCTTAAAGGTAAGCTAGCTCACTCTCCAGAAGAAGCAGTAGCTGCTGCAAAAGAAATCGGTGGATCAGTTTGGGTTGTAAAAGCTCAAATCCACGCTGGTGGTCGCGGTAAAGGCGGCGGTGTTAAAGTTGCCAAGTCTTTGGACGAAGTTGCTGCTTTCACTGAAAAAATGATCGGCATGACTTTGGTGACTCACCAAACAGGTCCTGAAGGTAAAGTTGTTCAAAAAGTATTCATCGAACAAGGTTGCAACATCGCTAAGGAATACTACGTTGCCTGCTTGATCGACCGTGCGACAGGAAGAGCTGCAATGATGGCTTCTTCTGAAGGCGGTATGGATATCGAGGAAGTGGCTGAGCACAATCCAGACGCAATCAAAAAAGTGGACATCGACCCGACTGTTGGTTTGATGCCTTTCCAAGCTCGCGAATTGGCATTCCAAATCGGAATGGCTCCTGAAATCGTTAATAAAGCTGTAAAATTCTTTGCAGGTCTTTACAACGCATTCATCGCGACAGATTGCTCTATCGCTGAGATCAACCCGCTTGTTGTAACTAAAGAGGGCGACGTTCTTTGCCTGGACGCCAAAATGAACTTCGATTCAAACTCATTGTTCAGACATCCAGACATCGTTGAAATGCGCGATCTTAACGAAGAAGAGCCTTCTGAAATTGAAGCTTCCAAGTTCGATCTGGCGTTCATCAAGCTTGATGGTAACATCGGTTGCTTGGTAAACGGTGCGGGTCTTGCGATGGCAACTTTGGACATCATCAAATTGCACGGCGCTGAACCTGCAAACTTCTTGGACGTTGGCGGCGGCGCTAACAAACAAAAAGTAACTGAAGCGTTCAAAATCATCCTTAAAGACAAAAACGTTAAGGGCATCCTGGTTAACATCTTCGGTGGTATCATGAAATGTGACATCATCGCAGAGGGCGTAATCGCTGCTTCTAAAGAATTGGGTCTTAAAGTTCCATTGGTTGTACGTCTTGAAGGTACAAACGTAGAACTTGGTAAAAAAATGTTGAAAGAGTCTGGCTTGAACATCACTCCAGCGGACAATTTGACTGATGCAGCTAAGAAAATCGTTGCTGCGATTAAAGGATAA
- a CDS encoding ABC transporter ATP-binding protein produces the protein MGSVLRLQNVSVTFDSQVVLRSVNLDIKSGEAFVIIGPSGQGKTTLLKTLSGLVTPQNGEVFIEQNQWSTLSSKDKLPLLKKMGILFQKNALFDSLTCIENICFPLRETTRLSEWEITKKAESFLDAVGIPHARDLYPDEISGGMQKRLGIARALALDPQIIFYDDPTAGLDPITSKKIITLIKTLQQQNNSTIVAVTNDMNRAYQMADRIAMVVNEEVIITGSPKETENHADPRVRQFVRGLLEGPLTALDPV, from the coding sequence ATGGGGAGTGTATTGCGTTTGCAAAACGTATCTGTGACTTTTGACTCACAGGTTGTGTTGCGCTCCGTAAATTTGGATATCAAGTCCGGCGAAGCATTTGTCATAATTGGACCAAGTGGCCAGGGTAAAACAACTCTACTGAAGACTTTGTCGGGACTCGTAACCCCTCAGAATGGCGAAGTTTTCATTGAACAAAACCAATGGTCAACGCTAAGCAGCAAAGATAAACTTCCGCTTCTTAAAAAAATGGGAATCCTGTTTCAAAAGAACGCCCTGTTCGATTCTCTGACTTGCATTGAAAACATATGTTTTCCGTTAAGGGAGACGACTCGTCTTTCGGAGTGGGAAATAACAAAGAAAGCTGAGAGTTTTTTGGATGCTGTCGGCATCCCCCATGCACGTGATTTGTATCCTGATGAAATCAGTGGAGGCATGCAAAAGCGTCTGGGAATCGCTCGGGCATTGGCTTTGGACCCGCAGATAATTTTTTATGACGATCCAACAGCGGGACTTGATCCAATCACTTCAAAGAAAATCATCACGCTGATCAAAACTCTGCAACAACAAAACAATTCGACGATTGTAGCGGTGACGAATGATATGAATCGCGCCTATCAAATGGCGGACCGAATTGCGATGGTTGTAAATGAAGAAGTGATTATCACTGGATCTCCGAAAGAAACAGAAAATCATGCTGATCCAAGAGTGCGCCAGTTTGTACGCGGCCTTCTTGAGGGACCTCTGACGGCGCTTGACCCCGTATAG
- a CDS encoding MlaE family ABC transporter permease: MIALYGPFRYKEFFQQLHFVANRSLFIIVFCVCFAAIVTILESSFHMKLVIQNDAMVPGFAAVLILRELAAIVTALLLCSRVGAGYASEVGTMQITEQVDALKMLGIDPINYLVIPRFFACVVGGIILTLISNMTCLFAAMLISQTYLGYTPGMFISSMHRFVQFKDVYFAVIKGACFGGVIPLVACYFGFRCQQGAEGVGKATTNTVVVASIAIIVIDFILSYTFSYLY, translated from the coding sequence ATGATCGCTTTATATGGACCTTTCCGTTACAAAGAGTTTTTTCAGCAACTTCATTTCGTCGCAAATCGCAGCCTTTTTATTATCGTGTTTTGCGTTTGCTTTGCGGCAATTGTAACCATTCTTGAGTCATCATTTCACATGAAACTGGTCATTCAAAACGATGCGATGGTGCCGGGATTTGCTGCTGTATTGATTTTGCGCGAACTTGCAGCGATTGTGACCGCATTACTATTGTGTTCCCGTGTGGGGGCTGGTTATGCCTCTGAAGTCGGAACCATGCAGATCACCGAACAGGTCGATGCTTTGAAAATGCTGGGAATTGATCCGATTAATTACCTGGTTATTCCAAGATTCTTTGCCTGCGTAGTGGGTGGAATTATTCTTACTTTAATATCAAATATGACCTGTTTGTTCGCAGCTATGCTGATCAGTCAGACGTATTTGGGCTATACGCCCGGGATGTTTATCAGTTCGATGCACCGATTTGTGCAGTTTAAAGATGTGTATTTTGCGGTGATAAAAGGTGCCTGCTTCGGTGGAGTGATTCCTTTGGTGGCCTGCTATTTCGGTTTCCGTTGCCAACAGGGCGCGGAGGGTGTTGGCAAAGCGACCACAAATACTGTGGTCGTGGCTTCGATCGCAATTATTGTTATCGATTTTATTTTATCTTATACTTTTAGTTATCTTTATTGA
- a CDS encoding tail fiber domain-containing protein gives MVFRAFALLGAIIFSLSVNSKAASVASASSLTYQGRIVKSDGTPFQNSNVSFVFQILDPSGQCLIYQEQVTAINLANSDGVFDVPIGNGSVQYITGVGAATVVDIFNNGLTYMCGSCTSNGMSYTCSAGTSSYGATATAGRLLRVSFHDGSGWQTITPDNAIRAVPYAGHAQTAQKLGGNVASDFVLKNDINNNGTSSIACGVGEFLSWNGTKLVCGTPSGGGSGSGTVTQINAGTGLTGGPITTTGTLSLSASGAAAGTYGSATAVPVITVDTYGRITTVSNTTITGAAPTGSAGGDLSGNYPNPTVARINGVPLSISSPANDQYLKYSGGSWINATVQASEVSGLTTTLNNYVAYSSLPTCNSAASTLSFISPVGGFACTAISITGANVSGNIAGNAAGFTGSLAGDVTGVQGTTVVARIQGRAVASTAPTSNQVLQFNGTQWTPVTMNSLTGITDGNNTALGQSALTATTSNANTAIGNNALQASTTGSSNTAVGYYSLKANTDGIYNTAVGASTLVSNTTGSFNTALGRGALITNTTGNLNVAIGYNALFTSTATTPSVAVGAYSLEKNTTGSENAALGTYSMQKNTTGWGNVSMGYYSMIDNIQGNKNVAIGRAALASNVALSESTAVGYASMGNSDPTTTGAISRNTALGALSLLGSGTIANNTGKSNTALGHSALTGMSSGSGNIGIGYNAGSAITTGSNNVVIGSNTGSDIATTSNNILIADGAGNERMRILSSGNVGIGTISPDKNLTILGGANTGIRVEGTSGNTHLDFTVGGTVRTSFYWDMLNNISILNGNGTASAINPNGGFVGVGTMVPTAILHVNGAALATAWNTSSDARLKENVAEIQDPLSKILNLRGVEFDWRSDVDQPTKHEQTHDIGVIAQEVEKQFPEAVTSVKDGYKSVAYSKLVSPIIGAIKELYSKFLGHDEQLAKQARELASIKEENAEMKQALCELGKKAFCQKK, from the coding sequence GTGGTATTCAGAGCCTTTGCTTTACTTGGTGCAATTATATTCAGTCTCTCGGTTAATTCCAAGGCGGCATCCGTTGCATCAGCAAGCTCACTCACATATCAAGGGCGCATAGTTAAATCAGACGGAACTCCATTCCAGAATTCCAACGTTTCTTTCGTCTTTCAAATCCTGGACCCTTCGGGCCAATGCCTAATTTATCAAGAGCAAGTGACTGCGATCAATCTAGCAAATTCTGATGGTGTCTTTGATGTTCCTATCGGTAATGGTTCTGTTCAGTACATAACCGGTGTGGGTGCCGCAACGGTGGTTGATATTTTTAACAACGGTCTGACTTACATGTGCGGATCCTGTACCAGTAACGGCATGTCTTACACTTGCTCTGCAGGAACTTCCTCGTACGGCGCCACGGCAACTGCAGGTCGTCTTCTGCGAGTTTCATTTCATGACGGTTCAGGCTGGCAAACTATCACTCCTGACAATGCTATCAGAGCGGTTCCGTACGCAGGTCATGCCCAAACAGCGCAAAAGCTTGGCGGAAATGTTGCCAGTGATTTTGTTTTAAAAAATGACATTAACAATAATGGCACAAGCTCTATCGCCTGTGGTGTCGGTGAATTCCTAAGCTGGAACGGAACGAAACTTGTTTGTGGAACTCCAAGCGGTGGCGGCAGCGGCAGCGGCACTGTCACGCAAATCAATGCAGGGACAGGACTTACGGGTGGACCGATCACAACAACCGGAACACTTTCTTTAAGTGCTTCTGGCGCTGCCGCAGGAACTTATGGTTCTGCGACGGCTGTTCCAGTTATCACAGTTGATACTTATGGCCGTATCACAACGGTTAGTAATACGACAATCACTGGTGCAGCGCCGACTGGTTCTGCCGGAGGAGATTTAAGCGGCAACTATCCGAATCCCACTGTCGCAAGAATCAATGGTGTGCCACTTTCAATTTCATCACCCGCTAATGATCAGTATTTAAAATACAGTGGTGGCAGCTGGATTAACGCCACCGTTCAAGCCAGTGAAGTCAGCGGTTTGACGACTACTTTAAATAACTATGTGGCCTATTCAAGTCTTCCGACTTGTAACTCGGCAGCTTCAACATTGTCCTTCATCTCCCCTGTCGGCGGCTTCGCTTGTACAGCGATTTCAATCACGGGGGCAAATGTCAGCGGCAATATCGCAGGAAATGCGGCGGGCTTTACTGGCTCGCTTGCTGGTGATGTCACCGGTGTGCAAGGAACAACAGTGGTTGCAAGAATTCAAGGAAGAGCCGTTGCCAGCACTGCGCCGACATCCAATCAAGTTCTGCAATTCAATGGAACCCAGTGGACGCCGGTTACAATGAATTCTTTAACAGGCATCACTGACGGAAATAACACCGCTCTGGGACAAAGTGCACTAACCGCAACCACTTCTAATGCCAATACGGCAATCGGAAATAATGCTTTGCAAGCGTCAACAACTGGCAGCAGCAATACTGCTGTCGGGTATTACTCTTTAAAAGCAAACACCGACGGTATCTACAACACTGCTGTTGGCGCTTCTACGTTAGTAAGTAACACCACTGGTTCTTTTAATACCGCTTTGGGAAGAGGCGCACTCATAACAAATACTACAGGTAATCTCAACGTTGCCATCGGATATAATGCTCTTTTCACCAGTACAGCCACCACACCAAGTGTAGCTGTTGGAGCTTATTCTCTCGAGAAGAATACGACAGGAAGTGAAAACGCCGCGCTGGGAACCTACTCCATGCAAAAAAACACCACTGGCTGGGGAAATGTGAGTATGGGTTATTACTCCATGATCGACAATATCCAGGGGAATAAAAATGTGGCAATTGGAAGAGCAGCCCTGGCATCCAACGTTGCACTAAGTGAATCGACTGCTGTTGGTTATGCTTCAATGGGTAATTCGGATCCTACGACAACAGGCGCGATCAGCAGGAACACCGCTCTAGGAGCACTCTCTCTGTTAGGAAGCGGGACGATCGCAAATAATACTGGCAAATCTAATACCGCCCTTGGGCACTCTGCACTGACAGGAATGTCTTCTGGATCTGGCAATATTGGTATCGGATACAATGCCGGTTCTGCGATCACCACTGGAAGCAATAACGTCGTCATCGGCTCCAATACTGGCTCCGACATCGCAACTACTTCCAACAACATTCTGATCGCCGATGGTGCCGGTAACGAAAGAATGCGAATTCTTTCCTCTGGCAACGTGGGTATCGGAACCATTTCGCCGGATAAAAATCTTACTATTCTTGGTGGAGCCAACACGGGGATTCGTGTCGAAGGAACCTCCGGAAATACACATTTAGACTTTACCGTCGGCGGGACAGTTAGAACGAGTTTTTACTGGGACATGCTGAACAATATTTCTATTTTAAATGGAAACGGAACAGCATCGGCAATCAATCCCAACGGTGGCTTTGTTGGAGTGGGCACGATGGTACCCACTGCCATTCTTCATGTTAATGGAGCCGCTCTTGCGACAGCTTGGAATACAAGCTCCGATGCGCGTTTGAAAGAAAACGTCGCAGAAATTCAAGATCCCCTGAGTAAAATATTAAATCTGCGCGGAGTAGAGTTTGATTGGCGCAGCGATGTTGATCAACCAACAAAGCACGAACAAACACACGATATCGGTGTGATCGCGCAAGAAGTGGAAAAGCAATTTCCAGAAGCTGTGACATCGGTCAAAGACGGCTACAAATCCGTCGCTTATTCAAAACTTGTTTCGCCAATTATCGGCGCGATCAAAGAACTGTACTCGAAATTCTTGGGGCATGATGAGCAGCTTGCAAAGCAAGCGCGCGAACTGGCTTCCATTAAAGAAGAGAATGCAGAAATGAAGCAGGCCCTTTGCGAACTTGGGAAGAAAGCATTCTGTCAGAAGAAATGA